The nucleotide sequence AAACAACTGTAAGGATACAACAGAAACATAGTAGGTCTTCATGAAATAGAACTACAATTTAAAACTAGACATATGCATTAATTTGATCTAAATTGTCTTACCTCAGTAAGCTTATTAGGCATGCTTAGTCCTATAGAACTATCAATACATATTTAAGTCAGAAACCAAAATATGCATGTATCATAAAGTACAATTTACACTACCAGCTACAATTGAAATTTGTTAAAGGAATACGATTCTAAGAACCGGAAAACAGGATGTGCCATAATGCTAGCAATCTAATAACACATTCAGATCTCAAGAAACAGAGGGAGCTGATACCTGGTTCATAACAACTTTTGCCATCTTACAGAACTCCTTCTTCATGACTGATCTGTGATATAAGCTACCAGGCTTGTTCTGCTTCTTTGTCTTAGTCGTCGCAATTGCTATGGACAGGTCCTTCCCTCCAGCCTGAATGGTCACTGTCTTCTTGTTTGCCAACCCTGTGATTTTTCATTAGATATATGAACACATCAAAATGCAAATGAAGCTCAGATACTTAAAAAGAATGGAACAAAAATAAAACCAAGGACTAATTTCCTACCGGAGTGCTTGTAGGAATTGACATTATAGAGATTGTTTGGCTCCTTGCTAAACTGCACCATGGCAGTATCGTTACCGAATTGCTTCACAAGGAACGCATTGTTCTTCTTCACAATCTCCCAAATGAGTGAGCCAGGGACGGTGGCCATCAGTGCTGCAAGGTATAAAAAGTCAAAAAATTAAAGGAAATAAAAGGAACTACGACATCAACAATCGAAACTAAGAGGCCAATCCACTCAAGTAGAACAAAGCCTTTAATCAAACAAACAATGATGTCAGAAACCAATAACAATTAGATAGAAGTacttaagaaagaaagaaataacatCACAGACCACCAGCGAATCACATATACTAAGAAAGCATAGTTTATCTCATGCCATTGTCAACGGAATGTTAACTTGTACCATAAACCGATCAAAAGGAAACGAATACCAAAACGTAGATAACAAATAAAGATCAGAGATCTTAATATATACCTAACAATCACCTAAAAGGATCACCAGATAC is from Musa acuminata AAA Group cultivar baxijiao chromosome BXJ1-6, Cavendish_Baxijiao_AAA, whole genome shotgun sequence and encodes:
- the LOC103990222 gene encoding large ribosomal subunit protein eL28y-like, with the protein product MATVPGSLIWEIVKKNNAFLVKQFGNDTAMVQFSKEPNNLYNVNSYKHSGLANKKTVTIQAGGKDLSIAIATTKTKKQNKPGSLYHRSVMKKEFCKMAKVVMNQVTDNHYRPDLTNSALVRLSAVHRSLKVAKSGTKKRNRQALKVRN